A DNA window from Candidatus Methylomirabilis sp. contains the following coding sequences:
- a CDS encoding L-threonylcarbamoyladenylate synthase: MVRTGDRPNAQALRRIVSPQVPSASAMARAVSVLRNGGLVAFPTDTLYALGADASNPLAVRRVFAAKGRSLRSPIPLLVADLTMAIQLIGELPEAAVRLAERYWPGPLTLVLRAPRGICALLTAGTGRIGLRVPDSAVALTLIGQFGSPVTGTSANRSGGKEPLDAQEVRRQLGDQVDLILDGGPVAGGSPSTVVDVSVSPPVIVRQGPVRQEEILSLLRL, translated from the coding sequence ATGGTTCGAACAGGTGACCGACCAAACGCCCAAGCGCTAAGGCGTATCGTCTCGCCTCAGGTCCCGTCGGCTTCCGCGATGGCCCGAGCCGTCTCGGTTCTCCGCAACGGCGGCCTGGTGGCGTTCCCCACCGACACTCTGTACGCCCTCGGAGCCGACGCCTCGAACCCGCTTGCAGTCAGGCGCGTCTTTGCCGCGAAGGGCCGCAGCCTGAGGAGTCCTATCCCACTGCTGGTAGCCGATCTCACGATGGCGATCCAATTGATCGGTGAACTGCCAGAGGCAGCCGTTCGGCTTGCCGAGCGCTACTGGCCTGGCCCGCTGACCCTCGTGCTGCGGGCTCCTCGCGGGATCTGCGCGCTGCTTACCGCCGGGACCGGTCGGATCGGCCTCAGGGTCCCCGATTCCGCCGTTGCGCTTACCCTGATCGGGCAGTTCGGCAGCCCAGTGACCGGGACAAGCGCGAACCGTTCGGGCGGCAAAGAGCCCCTGGACGCTCAAGAGGTGCGGCGCCAGCTTGGAGATCAGGTGGACCTGATTCTGGATGGGGGTCCTGTAGCCGGTGGGAGTCCGTCAACCGTCGTGGACGTCAGTGTAAGCCCCCCCGTCATTGTGAGGCAGGGTCCTGTCCGGCAAGAGGAGATCCTCAG